One Cohnella candidum genomic region harbors:
- the spoIIP gene encoding stage II sporulation protein P — protein sequence MKRSLSALLLLIVVLATVLPAASAAQSQPLTLFLDGKNLHPSVPPRIVSQTTMVPARTISEALGAAIVWNPANRTVTITRGQSSLLLTVNKKQAVVNGNNVTLEQAPMIVSGSTLLPLRFIAENLGILVRWDKPTQSINLWTSDTTVSGSDPATDPTVPSIPGGAYPELENIVYVNNQLAVKSTGDITPTVTTLTNPDRVVVDIPGLQFSQAIPEPGENVIAELPGIPASDPLVSKVRYSMFDKATSTVRIVVDLKKPATYQVVNSGDQNSLIVHMAAPQSQGSAVLIYHSHNRESFLSLLPGVTNPNLAFNATRNIQLLGDRLSQDLTAKGAEVYHADDDYQSIYGSSFSTGKAYVYSEKTVKSELAQHPQIKYIFDIHRDSSSRSATTINIGGTNYAKLYFVIGLENPDWKKNDAFAKKLQSLINAKYPGISRGIYYKDKSVGNGWYNQNLSSRAALIEVGGAYNTLTEGNRTIDILADAINQLRLSGY from the coding sequence ATGAAAAGATCGCTATCCGCTTTGTTGCTCTTGATCGTTGTTCTCGCGACTGTCCTGCCGGCCGCCTCGGCCGCGCAATCTCAGCCGCTTACCTTATTCCTGGATGGGAAAAATCTCCATCCTTCCGTTCCGCCCCGCATCGTAAGCCAGACGACGATGGTCCCCGCGCGGACGATCTCCGAAGCGCTCGGCGCCGCGATCGTCTGGAATCCAGCCAACCGTACCGTCACGATTACCCGCGGGCAGTCGTCGCTCTTGTTGACCGTGAATAAAAAGCAAGCCGTCGTGAACGGAAATAACGTCACCTTGGAACAAGCTCCGATGATCGTGAGCGGCTCGACGCTGCTTCCGCTGCGCTTCATCGCCGAAAATCTCGGCATTCTCGTCCGCTGGGACAAGCCTACGCAATCCATCAATCTGTGGACGTCGGACACGACGGTTTCGGGCAGCGATCCGGCGACGGATCCCACCGTCCCGTCCATCCCCGGCGGAGCATATCCGGAGCTTGAAAACATCGTTTACGTGAACAACCAGCTCGCGGTCAAATCGACCGGCGACATTACGCCTACCGTGACGACGCTCACGAATCCCGACCGCGTGGTCGTCGACATCCCGGGCCTCCAGTTCTCCCAAGCGATTCCGGAGCCTGGCGAAAACGTCATCGCGGAGCTGCCCGGTATCCCGGCATCGGATCCGCTCGTCTCGAAAGTCCGATACTCCATGTTCGATAAGGCGACCTCTACGGTGCGGATCGTCGTCGACCTGAAGAAGCCCGCGACATATCAAGTCGTAAACAGCGGCGACCAGAACAGCCTGATCGTGCACATGGCAGCACCGCAAAGCCAAGGCTCCGCGGTGCTGATCTACCACTCGCACAACCGGGAGTCGTTCCTGTCGCTGCTGCCCGGCGTCACCAATCCGAATCTGGCATTCAACGCCACGCGGAACATCCAGCTTCTCGGCGACCGCCTGTCCCAGGATCTCACGGCGAAGGGCGCCGAAGTCTACCATGCCGACGACGACTATCAGTCCATCTACGGCAGCAGCTTCAGCACGGGCAAAGCCTACGTCTATTCGGAGAAAACGGTCAAAAGCGAATTGGCCCAGCACCCGCAGATCAAATACATCTTCGACATCCACCGCGACTCCAGCTCCCGCAGCGCGACGACGATCAACATCGGCGGCACGAACTACGCGAAGCTGTACTTCGTCATCGGGCTCGAAAACCCGGACTGGAAGAAGAACGACGCCTTCGCCAAAAAGCTTCAGAGCCTGATCAATGCCAAGTACCCCGGCATCTCCCGCGGGATCTACTATAAAGACAAAAGCGTCGGCAACGGCTGGTACAACCAGAACCTGTCCTCGCGCGCCGCTTTGATCGAGGTCGGCGGCGCATACAATACGCTGACCGAAGGCAACCGCACGATCGATATTCTGGCGGACGCGATCAACCAGCTTCGCCTTTCCGGTTATTAA
- a CDS encoding choice-of-anchor L domain-containing protein — protein MKRRSNWRNKARKWSMLAAALPMLLAAFPAGASAADPALAVSPLSSSLTKEQLVQAFLGGSVTVSNVTFSGQNVQAGTFDGGNGIIGIDKGIMLSSGNISNVIGPNQNTGIGDDLDGAGDADLTALAEDDTYDASVLEFDFVPAGDVLKFKYVFASDEYNEYVNKGFNDVFGFFLNGTNIALLNDGVTPVTIDNINNDKNSDLYVDNEFYGEDAKFNTEMDGFTKVLNIEAPVHKGVTNHIKLALADAGDAVLDSAIFFGADTFTSEPVGNLQFSQPAYSVGENGGSAVITVTRSNGTSGAVSVDYSTSDGTATAGQDYGATSGTLTFAAGETSKTFSIPITDDNVAEGSETVQLALSNPTGGAELGQQKNATLTITDNDESTPPPQDPASIEFASDSYFTAEGDGTVTLTIVRSGSTDGVSTAQYCFCNKTAVNGQDYHGTSGTVTFQAGETSKTVTVDIVDDQLPEALETFGVFLKNPTGAVLGAKKWTWVSIQDNDTHL, from the coding sequence GTGAAACGCAGAAGCAATTGGCGAAACAAAGCAAGAAAATGGTCCATGCTCGCCGCCGCGCTGCCGATGCTGCTGGCGGCTTTCCCGGCAGGGGCAAGCGCAGCGGACCCGGCATTGGCGGTCAGCCCGCTGTCGAGCTCCCTGACCAAGGAGCAGCTGGTACAAGCTTTCCTCGGAGGTTCCGTGACGGTCAGCAACGTAACCTTCTCCGGACAAAACGTGCAAGCCGGCACGTTCGACGGGGGCAACGGCATCATCGGGATCGACAAAGGCATCATGCTCAGCAGCGGCAACATCTCGAACGTCATCGGGCCTAACCAAAATACGGGAATCGGCGACGATCTGGATGGCGCTGGAGACGCTGACCTGACCGCGCTCGCGGAAGACGACACGTACGACGCCTCGGTTCTTGAATTCGACTTCGTTCCTGCCGGGGACGTGCTGAAATTCAAGTATGTGTTCGCGTCAGACGAGTACAACGAATACGTGAATAAAGGCTTTAACGACGTATTCGGGTTTTTCCTGAACGGCACGAACATCGCGCTGCTGAACGACGGGGTTACCCCCGTGACGATCGACAACATCAACAACGACAAAAACAGCGACCTGTACGTTGACAACGAGTTTTACGGCGAAGACGCCAAATTCAACACCGAGATGGACGGCTTTACGAAGGTGCTGAACATCGAAGCCCCCGTCCACAAAGGCGTGACCAACCACATTAAGCTGGCTCTCGCCGACGCGGGGGACGCCGTCCTGGATTCCGCGATCTTCTTCGGCGCGGATACGTTCACCTCCGAACCGGTCGGCAACCTGCAATTCAGCCAACCTGCTTATTCGGTCGGTGAAAACGGCGGTTCGGCCGTCATTACCGTCACCCGCTCCAACGGCACGTCCGGCGCGGTCAGCGTCGACTATTCGACGTCCGACGGAACGGCGACTGCGGGTCAAGACTACGGCGCGACCTCCGGTACGTTGACCTTTGCTGCCGGCGAAACCTCCAAAACGTTCTCCATTCCGATTACGGACGACAACGTCGCCGAAGGCAGCGAAACGGTGCAGCTCGCGCTCAGCAATCCGACGGGCGGGGCGGAACTGGGACAGCAGAAAAATGCGACGCTGACGATCACGGATAACGACGAGAGCACTCCGCCTCCGCAGGATCCGGCCTCGATCGAGTTCGCATCCGACAGCTATTTCACCGCTGAAGGAGACGGCACCGTTACGCTTACGATCGTGCGCAGCGGCAGCACGGACGGCGTGTCCACCGCCCAATATTGCTTCTGCAACAAAACGGCCGTGAACGGCCAGGATTACCATGGCACGTCCGGCACGGTAACCTTCCAGGCCGGCGAAACGTCCAAAACGGTTACCGTAGACATCGTGGACGATCAGCTGCCGGAAGCCCTGGAGACGTTCGGCGTGTTCTTGAAAAACCCGACCGGCGCCGTTCTCGGAGCGAAGAAGTGGACGTGGGTCAGCATTCAGGATAATGATACGCACCTCTAA
- a CDS encoding response regulator, whose product MDYPVNILLVDDHPENLVAIEAVLSGEPYRLVRAYSGMEALRCLLETEFAVIVMDVQMPGMDGFETASLIRTREKTKYVPIIFLTATSNKMEHIFAGYSVGAMDYMTKPFIPQIFKSKIEGYVAMYEANKSLQIQSEILQKQARELEKTNQALIQAKEAAEVASRVKSEFLAMMSHEIRTPLNGIIGMSDLLLTADLSEDCAEMAGIIHKSGNALLSVINHILDFSKIESGKMQLEDEPFHLEHCLLETVDLFTAKIRERNLDMRVIMDPSLPECVKGDMNRLRQVLNNLIGNAVKFTQEGGITVTVNRISETGDELGLEFRVRDTGIGIPKARIPELFQPFSQLDASTTRKFGGTGLGLSISKSLIELMGGTIRAESEEEGGAEFIFTIRAKNCGAAGPPETYETDGEDPYAAMNALQGSSLRILVGEDDEIGGRLLQQMLHKIGYPADWARNGEEVLKAVQAAEYDLVFLDLHMPVQDGWTAASRIRSGSGFHKPILIAMSAHATQELKERCLAAGMDDFVAKPIRLEHVSKLIRKYADTDGEDH is encoded by the coding sequence ATGGATTATCCCGTTAATATCCTGCTTGTAGACGACCATCCGGAAAACTTGGTAGCTATAGAAGCGGTTCTGAGCGGAGAGCCTTATCGCCTGGTTCGCGCCTATTCGGGCATGGAAGCGCTGCGCTGCTTGCTCGAGACGGAGTTCGCCGTGATCGTCATGGACGTGCAAATGCCGGGCATGGACGGATTCGAAACCGCCAGCCTGATCCGGACGCGGGAGAAAACGAAATACGTCCCGATCATCTTCCTCACCGCGACCAGCAACAAAATGGAACATATCTTCGCCGGTTATTCCGTCGGAGCGATGGACTATATGACGAAACCATTCATTCCTCAAATCTTCAAATCAAAAATCGAAGGCTACGTCGCGATGTACGAAGCGAACAAATCCTTGCAGATTCAGAGCGAGATTTTGCAGAAACAAGCGAGAGAGCTGGAGAAGACCAACCAAGCGCTCATTCAGGCCAAGGAAGCCGCGGAGGTCGCTTCTCGCGTGAAGTCGGAATTTCTGGCCATGATGAGCCACGAAATCCGCACTCCGCTCAACGGCATCATCGGAATGTCGGATTTGCTGCTGACCGCCGACTTGTCGGAAGATTGCGCCGAGATGGCCGGAATCATCCATAAAAGCGGAAACGCGCTGCTGTCCGTCATCAACCACATTCTCGATTTCTCCAAAATCGAATCCGGGAAAATGCAGCTCGAGGACGAGCCCTTCCATCTGGAACATTGTCTTCTGGAAACGGTCGACCTGTTTACCGCGAAAATCCGCGAGCGAAATCTGGACATGCGGGTGATCATGGATCCCAGCCTGCCCGAATGCGTGAAAGGCGACATGAACCGCCTGCGCCAAGTGCTGAACAATCTCATCGGCAATGCGGTCAAATTCACGCAAGAAGGCGGCATCACCGTCACCGTCAATCGGATTTCGGAAACCGGGGATGAGCTGGGCTTGGAATTCCGCGTCCGGGACACCGGCATCGGCATTCCGAAAGCCCGGATTCCGGAGCTGTTCCAGCCGTTCTCCCAGCTTGACGCTTCGACGACGCGCAAGTTCGGCGGCACGGGACTCGGCTTGTCCATCAGCAAGTCGCTGATCGAGTTGATGGGAGGGACGATTCGGGCCGAATCGGAGGAAGAAGGCGGAGCGGAGTTCATCTTCACGATCCGAGCCAAGAACTGCGGCGCCGCGGGACCGCCGGAAACGTACGAAACCGACGGCGAGGACCCGTACGCCGCCATGAACGCGCTGCAGGGCAGCTCCTTGCGGATCCTGGTCGGCGAGGACGACGAAATCGGCGGCAGGCTTTTGCAGCAAATGCTGCACAAGATCGGTTATCCGGCGGATTGGGCGAGAAACGGGGAGGAAGTTCTGAAAGCAGTCCAGGCCGCCGAGTACGATCTCGTCTTCCTGGATCTCCATATGCCCGTACAAGACGGGTGGACGGCTGCTAGCCGAATCCGAAGCGGAAGCGGATTCCATAAACCGATCCTTATCGCGATGTCGGCACACGCTACCCAAGAGTTGAAGGAGCGCTGCCTTGCCGCCGGCATGGACGATTTCGTGGCGAAGCCGATTCGGCTGGAACACGTAAGCAAGCTTATTCGAAAGTATGCAGATACAGACGGGGAGGATCATTGA
- a CDS encoding erythromycin esterase family protein: MFHSDAEKLIGQIRERSIPLNRPDDLDAIVEAAADARVVLLGEASHGTSEFYTLRMEITKRLIRTKGFHFVAVEGDWPSCGTLNRYVKNAPGAAVSVREALEDFNRWPTWMWANREVMELADWLRKHNDELSQSGRKVGFYGLDVYSLWESMEEVIRHLERTGASELQTAKEAFACFDPFSRDPQTYGVSAAFFSDTCEDEVVKLLSELRAKRKRAEEDAEAALHDEVNALVAVNAERYYRSMVRGGPESWNIRDEHMVEALNRVRAFYGPDAKAIVWEHNTHIGDARATDMAEEGMVNVGQLVREQLGRDQVFAVGFGSHRGTVIAAREWGGEIERMDVPPAIDGSWEDLMHRAGREDKIVMLREHEDLFAETIGHRAIGVVYHPRRERGNYVPSRMSSRYDAFVYVDVTKALEPLQVEVLHV; encoded by the coding sequence GTGTTTCATTCGGATGCCGAAAAGCTGATCGGGCAGATCCGGGAAAGGTCGATCCCGCTGAACCGGCCGGACGATCTGGACGCGATCGTGGAAGCCGCCGCTGACGCCCGGGTCGTGCTGCTCGGAGAAGCGTCCCACGGCACGTCGGAATTCTATACGCTTCGTATGGAAATCACCAAACGGCTCATCCGGACCAAGGGATTCCATTTCGTCGCGGTCGAAGGGGATTGGCCCTCCTGCGGCACGCTGAACCGGTATGTCAAAAATGCTCCGGGAGCTGCGGTAAGCGTCCGGGAAGCGCTGGAGGATTTCAACCGGTGGCCGACGTGGATGTGGGCGAATCGCGAAGTGATGGAGCTTGCGGACTGGCTGCGCAAGCATAATGACGAATTGTCGCAGTCCGGCCGTAAAGTCGGTTTTTACGGATTGGACGTGTACAGCCTGTGGGAGTCGATGGAAGAGGTCATCCGCCATCTGGAACGAACAGGGGCGTCCGAGTTGCAGACGGCGAAAGAGGCGTTCGCCTGCTTCGACCCGTTCAGCAGGGATCCCCAAACTTACGGGGTGTCGGCGGCTTTCTTCTCGGATACCTGCGAGGACGAGGTGGTCAAGCTGCTGTCGGAGCTTCGCGCTAAGCGGAAACGCGCGGAGGAAGACGCGGAAGCCGCGCTGCACGACGAGGTGAATGCGCTCGTGGCGGTGAACGCCGAACGCTATTACCGTTCCATGGTGCGAGGCGGACCGGAGTCGTGGAACATCCGGGATGAACATATGGTCGAGGCGTTAAACCGCGTGAGGGCGTTTTACGGTCCCGACGCGAAAGCGATCGTCTGGGAGCACAACACGCATATCGGGGACGCAAGGGCGACGGACATGGCGGAGGAAGGAATGGTCAACGTCGGCCAGTTGGTGCGTGAGCAACTCGGGCGGGACCAAGTGTTCGCCGTCGGGTTCGGCTCGCATCGCGGCACGGTCATCGCGGCCCGAGAGTGGGGCGGCGAGATCGAACGCATGGACGTGCCGCCCGCGATCGACGGCAGCTGGGAAGACCTGATGCACCGGGCCGGCCGCGAGGATAAAATCGTGATGCTTCGGGAGCATGAAGACCTGTTCGCGGAGACGATCGGACACCGCGCGATCGGCGTCGTTTACCACCCGCGCCGGGAGCGCGGCAACTACGTTCCGTCACGCATGTCGAGCCGGTATGACGCGTTCGTTTACGTAGACGTTACGAAGGCGCTGGAACCGCTGCAGGTGGAGGTCTTGCACGTTTGA
- a CDS encoding NAD(P)H-quinone oxidoreductase, which translates to MKAVLVDEKTKSLFLGEADEPKLPEDGLRVRVRATALNRADLLQRRGLYPPPPGESSILGLEMAGEVEEAGPAASGGWKPGDRVFALLPGGGYAERVCIPAGMAMRVPDSWTFEEAAAVPEAFLTAYLNLFELGGLKAGRTALIHAGASGVGTAAIQLAREAGVKTIGTAGSEAKRALCAQLGAARVIDYRAGDFSAEVLEETDGKGVDFILDSVGAPYWRQNLASLAMDGRLIILGTMGGSRVEDVDLGDLLRRRIQVIGTALRSQPKEEKIRLTERFAAFAMPGLQAGRIRPVIDSVWDWEKAAEAHAYMEQNLNAGKIVLRVGG; encoded by the coding sequence ATGAAAGCCGTTTTGGTAGATGAGAAGACGAAATCTTTGTTCTTAGGCGAAGCCGACGAACCGAAGCTGCCTGAGGACGGGCTGCGGGTGCGCGTTCGCGCGACGGCGCTCAACCGTGCGGATTTGCTGCAGCGTCGCGGCTTGTACCCGCCGCCTCCGGGGGAATCATCGATCCTCGGATTGGAAATGGCCGGCGAGGTGGAGGAAGCGGGACCGGCGGCCTCCGGCGGTTGGAAACCTGGCGACCGCGTGTTTGCGCTGCTCCCCGGAGGCGGCTACGCCGAGCGGGTGTGCATTCCGGCGGGCATGGCCATGAGGGTGCCGGATTCCTGGACGTTCGAGGAGGCGGCGGCGGTTCCGGAGGCATTCTTGACCGCCTATTTGAACCTGTTCGAGCTTGGCGGCCTGAAAGCAGGCCGGACGGCGCTGATTCACGCGGGAGCGAGCGGCGTCGGCACGGCAGCTATCCAGCTGGCGAGGGAAGCCGGGGTGAAAACCATCGGCACCGCAGGCAGCGAAGCCAAACGGGCTTTATGCGCCCAGCTCGGCGCCGCGAGGGTCATTGATTACCGCGCGGGGGACTTCTCCGCGGAGGTGTTGGAGGAGACGGACGGCAAAGGCGTCGACTTCATCCTGGACTCCGTCGGCGCGCCGTATTGGCGGCAAAACCTCGCATCGCTCGCGATGGACGGCCGGCTCATCATCCTCGGCACGATGGGCGGGAGCCGCGTGGAAGATGTCGATTTGGGCGATCTGCTGCGCCGGCGGATCCAGGTGATCGGAACCGCGCTGCGCTCGCAGCCGAAGGAAGAGAAAATCCGCCTGACGGAGCGGTTCGCCGCATTCGCCATGCCCGGCTTGCAGGCAGGACGGATTCGGCCGGTCATCGACTCCGTCTGGGACTGGGAGAAAGCGGCCGAGGCGCATGCTTACATGGAGCAGAACCTCAACGCAGGCAAAATCGTTCTCCGGGTTGGCGGGTAA
- a CDS encoding transglutaminase domain-containing protein — MAYWKTKTAVSVLAAWLGWTAVSLSEQVTPQAHGANAAISSYTTLRTALKQHLTSRETSFTVPYKGATGSLSADISKAIESIFAADDGLAYTVSSYRWSMSYTKKEATIRVQVGYWENAKQTEYVTARVKEIAKSIFKPGMNAHEKVKAVHDWVLLNVAYDRTLVQHSAYAALTKGVTVCQGYALLTYRLLNEGGIQNRIVEGTVSTGPHAWNLVNLDGKWYHLDTTFDDPVPDAKGRTTYGYYLITDEQIGRDHRWTKTYPAAVTSYGVTLKKAIAADGKKASFYDGLRNTLGYPLLDAKNTADNESELGERIRSARKAGKSSVTVRWTAGTRQPDLQALLDEVPGLKSVSTSSLPFPLGDPGDTVLKVEFR, encoded by the coding sequence ATGGCGTACTGGAAAACAAAGACCGCGGTTTCGGTGCTGGCCGCCTGGCTCGGCTGGACCGCCGTGTCGCTGTCCGAGCAGGTTACGCCGCAGGCTCATGGGGCGAATGCGGCGATTTCGTCTTATACGACGCTGAGGACGGCCTTGAAGCAGCACTTGACGTCCCGGGAAACATCGTTTACCGTGCCTTATAAAGGCGCCACCGGCTCGCTTTCCGCGGACATTTCCAAAGCGATCGAATCGATTTTCGCAGCCGACGACGGTTTGGCCTATACGGTTTCTTCCTATCGCTGGAGCATGTCCTATACGAAGAAAGAGGCGACAATCCGCGTTCAGGTCGGCTACTGGGAGAACGCCAAGCAGACCGAGTACGTGACCGCCCGCGTGAAAGAAATCGCCAAATCGATTTTCAAACCGGGCATGAACGCGCACGAGAAAGTGAAGGCGGTTCACGACTGGGTACTTCTGAACGTCGCTTACGACCGTACGTTGGTCCAGCACTCCGCTTATGCCGCGCTGACGAAGGGCGTCACCGTGTGCCAAGGTTATGCGCTGCTCACGTATCGGCTGCTGAACGAAGGCGGCATTCAAAACCGCATCGTGGAAGGGACGGTGTCCACCGGCCCTCATGCATGGAACCTCGTGAACCTGGACGGCAAATGGTACCATCTCGACACGACCTTCGACGATCCGGTGCCGGACGCCAAGGGAAGGACGACTTACGGGTATTATTTAATTACCGATGAGCAGATCGGCCGGGATCACCGGTGGACCAAGACCTATCCGGCGGCCGTCACTTCCTATGGAGTAACGCTTAAGAAGGCGATCGCAGCCGACGGCAAAAAAGCTTCGTTCTACGACGGCTTGCGGAACACGCTCGGTTATCCGCTGCTGGACGCGAAAAACACGGCCGATAACGAAAGCGAGCTGGGAGAGAGGATTCGCTCCGCCCGCAAAGCGGGCAAGTCGTCGGTGACCGTCCGATGGACGGCGGGTACTCGCCAGCCGGATCTGCAAGCACTGCTGGACGAGGTGCCGGGGCTGAAGTCGGTGTCGACTTCTTCATTGCCTTTTCCTCTTGGGGATCCCGGAGATACGGTGTTAAAGGTGGAATTCCGATGA
- a CDS encoding stalk domain-containing protein, giving the protein MRKSLIIGVLVLLLALPLQAFAEEAKGDGKLVPDPRLEDEIRQVLQIRSRAVTKEDLLKLRRLAVPGERIRSVEGLQYASELEDLDLSHNRISDVTPLMALNKLQKLDLNDNRISDVSALGKLPALLYLNISSNRVSSLKSLAGLGSLAVLQANYNRIASVAPVASMKKLDSFFAYGNRIQDLKPLDPKMNAAQNRLLRLDVRGNPLLPSMNAWSEAIKKARPVDLFYDPAEPPAVPYDIPILIDGELQPFSGQAAMIQSRAFVPMRALFERLGYEVKWNDGKIHASKPGSEIDLETGSVKAAVNGAAATLAAAPIIVKGNALVPLRFVSESAGAQIVWEPTAHAVILTTDPQESKFREGYELIRDDGDKAAPYRFVTAAGEPAFSARFITAEPFKDGLAVVRKQDGNWALVNVKGEYVLHSPTKLTGLSEGLVAFRGPAGWGYLNTAGEVVIEPDYDEVNPFHDGAANAVFQGQPVVLRK; this is encoded by the coding sequence GTGAGAAAAAGCCTGATCATAGGCGTTCTGGTCCTGCTGCTGGCGCTGCCCTTGCAAGCGTTCGCGGAGGAGGCGAAAGGAGACGGCAAGCTCGTCCCCGATCCCCGGTTGGAGGACGAAATCCGCCAGGTCTTGCAGATCCGAAGCCGCGCGGTGACGAAAGAAGACTTGCTCAAGCTGCGCAGGCTTGCCGTTCCCGGCGAACGCATCCGCAGCGTGGAAGGGTTGCAGTACGCTTCGGAGCTGGAAGATTTGGACCTCAGCCACAACCGGATTTCGGACGTCACCCCACTAATGGCATTAAATAAACTGCAAAAGCTCGATCTGAACGACAACCGGATCTCCGACGTTTCGGCGCTCGGCAAGCTGCCTGCGCTTCTCTACCTGAACATCAGCTCCAACCGCGTTTCTAGCTTGAAGTCTCTGGCTGGGCTCGGCAGCCTGGCGGTTCTGCAGGCGAACTACAACCGGATTGCGAGCGTCGCGCCGGTCGCTTCCATGAAGAAGCTCGACAGCTTCTTCGCCTACGGCAACCGGATTCAGGATTTAAAGCCGTTGGATCCGAAAATGAATGCCGCGCAAAACCGGCTGCTTCGCCTTGACGTCCGCGGCAATCCTTTGCTGCCGTCGATGAACGCCTGGAGCGAAGCGATCAAAAAAGCGCGCCCCGTCGACCTGTTCTACGACCCGGCGGAACCTCCGGCGGTCCCGTATGACATTCCGATTCTGATCGACGGCGAGTTGCAGCCGTTCAGCGGGCAAGCCGCCATGATCCAATCCCGGGCGTTCGTGCCGATGCGCGCGCTGTTCGAGAGGCTCGGCTACGAAGTCAAATGGAATGACGGCAAAATCCACGCTTCCAAGCCGGGTTCGGAAATCGATCTGGAAACGGGATCCGTGAAGGCCGCGGTGAACGGGGCAGCCGCCACGCTGGCGGCCGCACCCATTATCGTGAAAGGAAACGCGCTTGTCCCGCTGCGTTTCGTCAGTGAAAGCGCGGGGGCGCAAATCGTGTGGGAGCCGACGGCTCACGCGGTTATCCTGACGACCGACCCGCAGGAATCGAAATTCCGCGAGGGTTACGAACTGATTCGGGATGACGGCGACAAGGCGGCGCCTTACCGCTTCGTGACGGCTGCCGGCGAGCCCGCTTTTTCCGCCCGGTTCATCACGGCGGAACCGTTCAAGGACGGCTTGGCCGTCGTCCGGAAGCAGGACGGCAATTGGGCGCTCGTAAACGTAAAGGGCGAATACGTGCTGCACTCACCGACCAAGCTCACCGGATTGTCCGAAGGTCTTGTCGCCTTCCGCGGTCCTGCCGGATGGGGGTATCTGAATACGGCGGGCGAGGTCGTGATCGAACCTGATTACGACGAAGTGAATCCCTTTCATGACGGAGCCGCGAATGCCGTCTTTCAAGGCCAGCCGGTCGTGCTGCGCAAATAA